From the Streptomyces sp. NBC_01216 genome, the window GGCCGGAATCGTTTCCCCCGGTTATTCCGGACCAGAGATTATAGCCGCCGTATCCGACGCCGCTCGCCACCACGGCGAACACCCCTCCGACGATCGCGACCTTGGCTCCACTGCGCATGACTGCGAATCCCCTCCCCAGGTGGTCGCCGCAGTCAACCATCGGCCCGGTCCGCGTGTCGAGCGGGATCCGGTCACACAGGAACCCCCGAGGCCGGTCGTGGCGCGGGCTCCGCCTCCCTTCTCGCGCCTCGCCCGCGCGGCGCCGAGGGTTTGCGGGGAATCAAGGTCCCGCTTCCCCGTAAGCCCTCAGATCCAGGTGTCCAGCCACATCCTGTTCCGCCACTGGTCCATCGGAATCGCCGTTCCGGTGTACAGCGGCCAGAAATACACGAAATTCCAGATGATGAGGAGAACCAGCACCCCGGCACCGGCCGCGCCGAATGTCCGGCGCCTTTCCGAGGAGCCCGGCGGTCCGATGATCGCGCCGATCATCATCGTCACCGCGAGGCACAGGAAAGGCACGAACACCACCGCGTAGAAGAGGAAGATGGTGCGTTCCTGGTAGAGGAACCACGGCAACCAGCCCGCCGCGATCCCGCAGGCGATCGCGCCCGCCCGCCAGTCCCGGCGGAAGAACCAGCGCCACAGCACGTAGAGGATCGCGAAGCAGGCCGCCCACCACAGCAACGGCGTGCCGATGGCCAGGACCTCCTGCGCGCACTTCTCCGTCGCGGTCGGGGGACAGCCGGCCTCACCGGGCGCCGGACTCTCGTAGAAGTACGAGACGGGGCGCCCCAGGACGATCCAGCTCCACGGGTTCGACTGGTACGTGTGGTGCGAGGTCAGGTGCACGTGGAACTGGTAGACCTCGCTCTCGTAGTGCCACAGGCTCCGCAGCCACTCCGGCAGCCACGACCAGAAGCCGCCCCCGTTCACCTTGTCCTGCTCGGCCGCCCAGTGACGGAAGTACCCCTTGTCCGTGCTGATCCAGCCCGTCCAGGTGGCCAGGTAGGTCAGCACCGAGACCGGGACCACCGAGACGAAGGCCGGAAGCAGATCCCGGCGGGCCACCGCCGCGTACGGGCGGAACGCTCCGGCCGTACGCCGGGCGCCCGCGTCCCACAACACCGCCATCAGGCCGAACGCGGCCATGACGTAGAGCCCGTTCCACTTCGTCGCGAACGCCAGGCCCAGCATCACCCCGCCCGCCAGCCGCCACGGCCGCAGACCCAGCCGCAGGGTCGCCGCGACCGTGTCGTCGGGGCGCAGCACCCCTTCCTCGTCCTCCGGCAGGGCAGCGGCCAGCCGGAGGCGCGCCCAGTCGCGGTCGATCAGGAGACAGCCGAAGGCGCCGAGCACGAAGAACATCAGCACCTGGTCGAGCAGCGCCGTGCGGCTCATCACGAAGTGCAGGCCGTCCACGGCGAGCAGCGTTCCCGCCAGACAGCCGAGGAACGTCGAACGGAACAGCCGGCGGCCGATCCGGCAGAGCATCAGCACCGACAGCGTGCCGAGCAGAGCCACCATGAACCGCCAGCCGAAGGGCGTGAAGTCGAAGATCTTCTCGCCCAGGCCGATGACCCACTTGCCCATCGGCGGGTGCACCACGTAGCCGGGATCCGTCGGCACGATCACGCTCGACGGATCGCTCAGGATCGTCTTGTCGATGTCCTTCGGCCAGGCCCCCTCGTACCCCTGGTTGATCAGGGCCCAGGAGTCCTTGGCGTAGTACGTCTCGTCGAATATCACCGCGTGCGGCTTGCCCAGGTTCCAGAACCGGAGCAGCCCGGCGAAGGCCGCGACCAGCAGCGGGCCGCCCCAGGCCGACAGCCGCCACAGCCGCTCGCCCGCGCCCGGTGACACCCCGAGCAGCGCCCACAGCCCCTGCGAGGGCCGGGTGTACGGCGGCACGAGGCGCTCCCGCAGCCCCGGCCCCTTCGCCCCGCGTGCCGGGGGTGTGTAGCCGAAGCGCCGCAGACGGTGCTGCCATGCCGGCGTCGTCGAGACCGATGAGGGCTCTTCCACGGCGCGTTGACCCTCCGGGGCCTCAGGTGCGGTACTGGTCACGGCGCCATCGTAGGGAACGTGTCTGTGCGAGTCGCCTCCGAAGGGCTGCGAGGATGGGCCATGTGACAGGAACGGTGACCGGAACGCTCGTACTCGCAGGCACTCCCATCGGTGACATCGCGGACGCCCCGCCACGGCTCGCCGCCGAACTCCAGGCGGCCGACATCGTGGCCGCGGAGGACACCCGCAGGCTGCGCGGCCTGACCCGCGCCCTCGGGGTACACACCTCCGGGCGCGTCGTCTCCTACTTCGAGGGCAACGAGGCCGCCCGCACGCCCGAGCTGGTCGAGGCGCTCGCCGGCGGTGCCCGGGTCCTGCTCGTCACCGACGCCGGCATGCCCTCCGTCTCCGACCCGGGGTACCGGCTGGTCGCCGCCGCGGTGGAGCGGGACATCAAGGTCACCGCCGTCCCCGGCCCCTCCGCCGTACTCACCGCGCTCGCCCTGTCCGGGCTGCCCGTGGACCGGTTCTGCTTCGAGGGCTTCCTGCCCCGCAAGGCCGGTGAGCGGCTCGGCCGGCTCCGTGAGGTCGCCGGGGAGCGCCGGACCCTCGTCTACTTCGAGGCCCCGCACCGGCTCGACGACACCCTCGCCGCGATGGCCGAGGTCTTCGGGGCGGAGCGCCGTGCCGCCGTCTGCCGTGAGCTGACCAAGACGTACGAGGAGGTCAGGCGCGGCGGTCTCGGGGAGCTCGCGGCGTGGGCGGCCGAAGGCGTCCGGGGTGAGATCACCGTGGTCGTCGAGGGTGCCCCGGAGACCGGGCCGGCGGAGTTCGGAGCCGAGGAGCTGGTGCGCAGGGTGCGGGTGCGGGAGGAGGCGGGGGAGCGGCGCAAGGAGGCCATCGCCGCCGTCGCCGCGGAGGCGGGGCTTCCCAAGCGGGAGGTGTTCGATGCCGTCGTCGCGGCAAAGAACGCGGCTGCGCAGAGCCCCGTGAACGGTAAAGGACTATCGTGAAAGGCAAAGCGAAACCCGCGCGGCGGGCCCGCTGAGGGCCTCAGGGCAAGGGAAGACCAAAGAGCCTTCCATTGTTGCACCGGCGCTGATGCGCTCCGGCCCTGAAAGGCGTCCACTGGATCAGTGGAGAGGAGCTGGCATGAGTGAGATCACCGGCACCGGCGCACCCGTCGCGCACGAGGCGTACGCCTTCGCCTGCATGCGCTGCGGATACGGCTGGGAGCAGGAGTACGACATCGAGCACCATGTCGACGCGACCGGTCAGACAATGGTCGTCTACAAGGCGGGCGGCGCACGCGTACCGTCCCCGCTGTCCAGCCCGACCTGCATGAACTGCGGCGGGCACGTCGTCCGCATCATGCGGGCCGGACAGGTTTCCTCGGTCCTCGACCTGATGGCCGCGACCGAACAGCACCGGCGCGGAGCCCGGGCGACGAAGCCGGTGTCGCCGGCCGGACCCATCGGACAGGAACTCACCGAAGGCCCCACCGAGGAGAACGCGCGCCCCGAGAAGCCCGACCACCACTGGCACCTCTCGGACCTGCTGCACCCCTTCCAGCACCGTAAGTGAGCCACCCCGTCGCGCCCGGACGCCCGGCCCCGGGCCACTCTCCGACCGTCCGGCCCCTCGTACCATCGGGGCCATGAGTTCCAAGGACACCCCGCCGCCGCTGCCCGAGCCCCTTCCGGTGCCGGTGGCGGACTCCCACACCCATCTGGACATGCAGTCCGGCACCGTCGAGGAGGCCCTGACCAAGGCCGCCGCCGTGGGGGTCACGACCGTCGTCCAGGTCGGCTGCGACCTCAAGGGCTCACAGTGGGCCGCCGAGACCGCCGCCGCCCACGAGCAGGTGCACGCGGCCGTCGCCCTGCACCCGAACGAGGCCCCCCGGATCGTCCTCGGGGTGCCGGAGGACCCCTCCATGCCCGCCGGGACGGACGCCGGCCCGTCCCGCCGCGCGGCCCGCGAGGCCGGCGGCGACGCGGCACTCGAGGAGGCGCTCGCCGAGATCGACCGGCTGGCTTCCCTTCCGCACGTCCGGGCCGTCGGGGAGACCGGACTGGACTGCTTCCGCACCGGCCCCGAGGGCATGGCCGCCCAGGAACGCTCCTTCCGCGCCCACATCGAGATCGCCAAGCGGCACGGCAAGGCGCTCGTGATCCACGACCGGGACGCCCACGCCGACGTGCTGCGGGTCCTCGAGGAGGAGGGCGCGCCGGAGCGGACCGTCTTCCACTGCTACTCCGGTGACGCCGAGATGGCCCGGATCTGCGGGGCCAGGGGCTACTACCTGTCCTTCGCCGGGAACATGACCTTCAAGAACGCCCAGCCGCTGCGCGACGCCCTCGCCGTCGCCCCGCTGGAACGCGTGCTGGTCGAGACGGACGCCCCCTTCCTCACCCCCGCCCCGTACCGAGGCCGCCCCAACGCGCCCTACCTGATCCCCGTCACCGTCCGCGCCATGGCCGCCGTGCGCGGTATCGGCGAGGAGGAGCTCTGCGAAGCCCTCGCCCACAACACCGCGCAGGCATTC encodes:
- a CDS encoding dolichyl-phosphate-mannose--protein mannosyltransferase, with the protein product MTSTAPEAPEGQRAVEEPSSVSTTPAWQHRLRRFGYTPPARGAKGPGLRERLVPPYTRPSQGLWALLGVSPGAGERLWRLSAWGGPLLVAAFAGLLRFWNLGKPHAVIFDETYYAKDSWALINQGYEGAWPKDIDKTILSDPSSVIVPTDPGYVVHPPMGKWVIGLGEKIFDFTPFGWRFMVALLGTLSVLMLCRIGRRLFRSTFLGCLAGTLLAVDGLHFVMSRTALLDQVLMFFVLGAFGCLLIDRDWARLRLAAALPEDEEGVLRPDDTVAATLRLGLRPWRLAGGVMLGLAFATKWNGLYVMAAFGLMAVLWDAGARRTAGAFRPYAAVARRDLLPAFVSVVPVSVLTYLATWTGWISTDKGYFRHWAAEQDKVNGGGFWSWLPEWLRSLWHYESEVYQFHVHLTSHHTYQSNPWSWIVLGRPVSYFYESPAPGEAGCPPTATEKCAQEVLAIGTPLLWWAACFAILYVLWRWFFRRDWRAGAIACGIAAGWLPWFLYQERTIFLFYAVVFVPFLCLAVTMMIGAIIGPPGSSERRRTFGAAGAGVLVLLIIWNFVYFWPLYTGTAIPMDQWRNRMWLDTWI
- the rsmI gene encoding 16S rRNA (cytidine(1402)-2'-O)-methyltransferase; translation: MTGTLVLAGTPIGDIADAPPRLAAELQAADIVAAEDTRRLRGLTRALGVHTSGRVVSYFEGNEAARTPELVEALAGGARVLLVTDAGMPSVSDPGYRLVAAAVERDIKVTAVPGPSAVLTALALSGLPVDRFCFEGFLPRKAGERLGRLREVAGERRTLVYFEAPHRLDDTLAAMAEVFGAERRAAVCRELTKTYEEVRRGGLGELAAWAAEGVRGEITVVVEGAPETGPAEFGAEELVRRVRVREEAGERRKEAIAAVAAEAGLPKREVFDAVVAAKNAAAQSPVNGKGLS
- a CDS encoding TatD family hydrolase, producing MSSKDTPPPLPEPLPVPVADSHTHLDMQSGTVEEALTKAAAVGVTTVVQVGCDLKGSQWAAETAAAHEQVHAAVALHPNEAPRIVLGVPEDPSMPAGTDAGPSRRAAREAGGDAALEEALAEIDRLASLPHVRAVGETGLDCFRTGPEGMAAQERSFRAHIEIAKRHGKALVIHDRDAHADVLRVLEEEGAPERTVFHCYSGDAEMARICGARGYYLSFAGNMTFKNAQPLRDALAVAPLERVLVETDAPFLTPAPYRGRPNAPYLIPVTVRAMAAVRGIGEEELCEALAHNTAQAFDY